The following proteins are encoded in a genomic region of Shinella zoogloeoides:
- a CDS encoding glycosyltransferase has translation MVRRILFHAPSLAGGGAERVIVLMANEMAARGHEVTLLVWNGQGPNADLLSPVVDLVDLHFPMRGDGFGKVKTLQGLARTVRMLRAFRPDAVFSAPDFANLVMAAALTLARSRARFFPGFHGAAALKSEKIGAILADRLTGFVAARATRAIAVSKGVGRDLVQNGYPLEKIAVIYNPLPPEGMGMPGPHPWLQALEAMGEGPVIGTLGRLVAVKDHATLLRAFAILRASRKARLVIFGEGPLEAETRALATDLSIADDVLFAGYINDPAACYAALDLLVLSSTSEGFGNVLIEAMAHGVPVVSTDAPHGPREILDDGRFGPLVPIADPTALASQLQNSLERPIDSELLRQRADEFKINVIADKYEGLFA, from the coding sequence ATGGTGAGGCGCATCCTCTTCCACGCACCCAGTCTGGCCGGCGGCGGCGCCGAACGGGTAATCGTGCTGATGGCCAACGAGATGGCTGCGCGCGGCCATGAGGTGACGCTGCTGGTCTGGAACGGGCAGGGGCCGAATGCGGACCTGCTGTCACCTGTCGTCGATCTCGTCGACCTCCACTTCCCCATGCGCGGGGATGGGTTCGGCAAGGTGAAGACGCTCCAGGGGCTGGCAAGAACCGTGCGGATGCTGCGCGCCTTCCGGCCGGACGCCGTTTTCAGCGCGCCCGACTTCGCAAATCTCGTCATGGCCGCCGCCCTGACCCTTGCACGAAGCCGTGCACGCTTCTTTCCGGGCTTTCACGGTGCAGCGGCCCTCAAGTCGGAAAAGATCGGCGCGATCCTCGCAGACCGCCTCACCGGCTTCGTGGCCGCGCGTGCGACGCGTGCCATCGCCGTCTCCAAGGGAGTTGGCCGCGACCTTGTGCAAAACGGCTATCCGCTCGAGAAGATCGCTGTCATCTACAATCCGCTGCCGCCCGAGGGCATGGGCATGCCGGGTCCGCATCCCTGGCTTCAGGCGCTTGAGGCGATGGGCGAAGGCCCGGTGATCGGCACCCTCGGCCGTCTTGTCGCCGTCAAGGATCATGCGACCCTCCTGCGCGCCTTTGCGATCCTGCGCGCCAGCCGTAAGGCCCGGCTCGTGATCTTCGGCGAAGGTCCCCTCGAAGCCGAGACAAGGGCGCTGGCGACCGATCTTTCCATCGCGGATGATGTCCTCTTCGCCGGCTACATCAACGATCCCGCCGCGTGCTACGCTGCCCTCGATCTCCTCGTCCTCTCTTCCACCAGTGAAGGTTTTGGCAACGTGCTGATCGAGGCCATGGCTCACGGTGTTCCGGTCGTGTCCACCGATGCGCCGCATGGGCCGCGCGAAATTCTCGACGACGGCCGTTTCGGCCCTCTCGTCCCCATCGCAGATCCAACGGCCCTCGCCAGCCAATTGCAGAATTCGCTTGAGAGGCCAATCGATTCCGAACTGCTCAGGCAAAGAGCCGACGAGTTCAAAATCAATGTCATTGCTGACAAATACGAGGGGCTCTTCGCCTGA
- a CDS encoding GumC family protein produces MSVLSDVPKGSPVVRTLTRDHAKPLGRKIKDRDLPHVERQMPIPMATDSSTAIDKVGEFLEFDFRKMSDWLRAGMKGAVVLALVGGLAGGAYGLLSKRLYTVGTDILINPSNLQVVANDLYAAPTQGDNQVLAVRSKLRVLTSRNVLLHVVDELGLTRDREFNDPSPGLLSSLIGSRSGGAASDPRTAVLEVLGKRIVAKADETSFVATLSVSAETVDKAIRISQSVVTGFQDELAKAESDGAARAARAIDDRLDQLKQEVQAAEAKVESYRRTHNLASSQGQLVSSQSMTQVNSEMITAQSRVIAAQAAYDAVLAAGSNATTQDPVASASLAALRTRASGLQQELDGLSMTYGPRYPRLAQLRAELDAANGQIKTELSRILAKARSSLEEAKASFKALDTKMKDMTGTVFTDNEVQVALRELERDAASKTAVYESFLARAHQIAEREQIDTTNVRVISTAVPPQSRSWPPRTSLLIVVGVVLGLAAGLFLALARGMLRELRDPQPAAAEQRA; encoded by the coding sequence ATGTCAGTGCTTTCAGACGTCCCCAAGGGAAGTCCGGTCGTGCGCACGCTCACGCGTGACCATGCCAAGCCCCTTGGCCGTAAGATCAAGGACAGGGATTTGCCGCATGTGGAAAGGCAGATGCCGATTCCAATGGCTACGGACAGCTCTACCGCGATCGACAAGGTCGGCGAGTTTCTCGAATTCGATTTTCGCAAGATGTCCGATTGGTTGCGCGCCGGGATGAAGGGCGCTGTCGTCCTCGCCCTTGTCGGCGGCCTTGCGGGCGGAGCTTACGGCCTCCTGAGCAAGCGGCTCTATACCGTCGGAACCGATATCCTCATCAATCCGTCTAACCTCCAGGTGGTCGCCAACGATCTTTACGCGGCGCCGACCCAAGGGGACAACCAGGTGCTGGCGGTGCGCAGCAAACTGCGCGTACTGACCTCCCGCAACGTGCTGCTGCACGTGGTGGACGAGTTGGGCCTGACGCGCGATCGCGAATTCAACGATCCTTCGCCGGGCTTGCTTTCCTCCCTGATCGGCTCCCGTTCCGGTGGCGCCGCTTCGGATCCTCGTACTGCGGTGCTGGAAGTGCTCGGCAAGCGGATTGTTGCTAAGGCCGACGAGACCTCGTTTGTCGCGACCCTGTCCGTCTCCGCAGAAACCGTCGACAAGGCGATCCGTATCTCGCAGTCCGTGGTGACAGGCTTCCAGGACGAACTGGCCAAGGCCGAATCCGACGGGGCCGCGCGGGCCGCGCGGGCCATTGACGACCGGCTCGACCAGCTCAAGCAGGAGGTGCAGGCGGCCGAGGCGAAGGTGGAATCCTATCGACGGACGCATAACCTCGCCTCGAGCCAGGGCCAGCTCGTCAGCTCGCAAAGCATGACCCAAGTCAACAGCGAGATGATCACTGCCCAGTCCCGTGTAATCGCCGCACAGGCCGCCTATGACGCCGTCCTTGCCGCCGGTTCCAACGCTACCACCCAGGATCCTGTCGCCTCTGCGTCGCTTGCCGCATTGCGCACCCGGGCGAGCGGTCTGCAACAGGAACTCGACGGGTTGTCGATGACCTATGGTCCGCGCTATCCGCGGCTGGCGCAGCTACGTGCCGAACTCGATGCCGCCAACGGACAGATCAAGACCGAGCTGTCACGTATCCTTGCCAAGGCCCGCTCGAGCCTGGAGGAGGCGAAGGCTTCCTTCAAGGCGCTCGACACCAAGATGAAGGACATGACGGGCACGGTCTTCACGGATAACGAGGTGCAGGTCGCCTTGCGCGAACTCGAACGCGATGCCGCCTCCAAGACCGCGGTGTATGAAAGCTTCCTCGCGCGTGCGCATCAGATAGCCGAGCGTGAGCAGATCGACACCACCAATGTAAGGGTCATTTCCACCGCCGTGCCTCCGCAAAGCCGGTCCTGGCCGCCGCGCACCAGCCTTCTCATCGTCGTAGGCGTCGTTCTCGGCCTTGCTGCCGGCCTCTTCCTAGCGCTTGCGCGCGGCATGCTGCGTGAACTGCGGGACCCTCAGCCGGCGGCCGCCGAGCAGCGCGCCTGA
- a CDS encoding glycoside hydrolase family 5 protein, whose product MKLFSLLSLLFALAMGTAVHAAPLALHRGISVQDWLNWSPLDSDGTYRWPPYRSETEWMTLARPLSDWPQSDQFQRIRAMGFDFVRLSVDPGPLLASEGERREQALAVLERAVERVTSAGLKVVFDLHAARQVPAYSIDMIGRGANSPGVAQYRGMVRRVAAMLTRFDAGLVALEPFNEPEYYPCDETDTGDWQRIMAATVADIRAISRDLTIIVTGACGGSITGLVDLDPSFDDPRLYYSFHMYEPHSFTHQLSSATQPFNSSLPWPAAIGSPDEAVAHLKSYMTAAGIGEGEQAANLAAARDPIARYFAENWGFPQLQARINEAVNWAERHRIPTSRLFMGEFGCYGLAADGRSGARDEDRLRYLAAVRLEAEGRDIPWAVWEYSNPHGISLIAPWGAAVPDGGMLYALGLP is encoded by the coding sequence ATGAAGCTGTTCAGTCTCCTGTCCCTTCTTTTCGCCCTGGCTATGGGCACGGCAGTGCACGCTGCCCCGTTGGCGCTTCATCGCGGCATCAGCGTCCAGGACTGGCTGAACTGGTCTCCGCTCGATTCGGACGGCACTTATCGCTGGCCGCCTTATCGTAGTGAGACGGAATGGATGACGCTTGCCCGCCCGCTCTCCGATTGGCCGCAGTCCGACCAGTTCCAGCGCATTCGGGCGATGGGCTTCGATTTCGTAAGGCTGAGCGTCGACCCCGGTCCGCTCCTGGCCAGTGAGGGAGAGCGGCGCGAGCAGGCGCTGGCGGTTCTAGAACGGGCCGTCGAGCGTGTGACCTCTGCTGGCCTGAAGGTCGTATTCGATCTACACGCTGCTCGCCAGGTGCCTGCCTACAGCATCGACATGATAGGCCGCGGGGCCAACAGTCCTGGCGTTGCGCAGTATCGCGGGATGGTTCGGCGTGTCGCGGCCATGCTGACACGCTTCGATGCCGGCCTGGTCGCGCTGGAGCCGTTCAACGAGCCGGAATATTATCCTTGCGACGAAACCGATACCGGCGACTGGCAGCGCATCATGGCTGCGACAGTCGCTGACATCCGTGCGATCAGCAGGGACTTGACGATCATCGTGACGGGCGCCTGCGGCGGCAGCATCACGGGCCTCGTCGACCTGGATCCGAGCTTCGACGATCCCCGCCTTTACTACAGTTTCCACATGTATGAGCCGCACAGCTTCACCCATCAACTGTCGAGCGCCACGCAGCCGTTCAATTCGAGCCTGCCCTGGCCGGCGGCCATCGGCTCGCCCGACGAGGCCGTCGCGCATCTGAAGAGCTACATGACGGCGGCCGGAATAGGCGAGGGGGAGCAGGCTGCGAACCTTGCCGCGGCACGTGACCCGATCGCCCGGTATTTTGCGGAGAACTGGGGTTTTCCGCAACTTCAGGCGCGTATCAATGAGGCGGTCAATTGGGCAGAAAGGCACCGAATCCCGACGAGCCGGCTGTTCATGGGGGAATTCGGCTGCTACGGCCTAGCCGCCGATGGACGCTCGGGGGCGCGCGACGAAGATCGGTTGCGCTACCTGGCGGCCGTCCGGCTGGAGGCGGAAGGACGTGATATCCCTTGGGCCGTCTGGGAATACAGCAATCCCCACGGCATCAGTCTGATCGCGCCATGGGGGGCGGCCGTTCCTGATGGCGGAATGTTGTATGCGCTGGGATTGCCATAG